A genomic segment from Rahnella aceris encodes:
- the ppiB gene encoding peptidylprolyl isomerase B, translated as MVTFHTNHGDIVIKTFADKAPATVENFLNYCRKGFYDNTIFHRVINGFMIQGGGFEPGMNQKNTDAPINNEADNGLKNTKGTLAMARTNDPHSATAQFFINVTDNDFLNHSGKNAQGWGYCVFAEVVEGQDVVDAIKAVKTGRSGMHQDVPKEDVVIKSVTVSE; from the coding sequence ATGGTCACTTTCCACACCAACCACGGCGACATCGTCATTAAAACTTTCGCTGACAAAGCGCCAGCCACGGTTGAAAACTTCCTGAACTATTGCCGTAAAGGCTTCTACGACAACACAATTTTCCACCGTGTGATTAACGGTTTCATGATCCAGGGCGGCGGTTTTGAGCCAGGCATGAACCAGAAAAACACCGATGCGCCTATCAATAACGAAGCAGACAACGGCCTGAAAAACACCAAAGGCACGCTGGCGATGGCGCGTACCAACGATCCGCATTCCGCCACGGCACAGTTCTTCATCAACGTAACTGACAACGACTTCCTGAACCACAGTGGCAAAAACGCACAGGGTTGGGGCTACTGCGTATTCGCAGAAGTGGTTGAAGGTCAGGACGTGGTTGACGCGATCAAAGCCGTCAAAACCGGCCGCAGCGGTATGCACCAGGACGTTCCAAAAGAAGATGTTGTGATCAAAAGCGTCACAGTCAGCGAATAA
- the lpxH gene encoding UDP-2,3-diacylglucosamine diphosphatase codes for MTTFFIADIHLCAQEPAITAGFLRFLREDAPQADALYILGDLFEAWIGDDDPQPLHAEISAALNQLHQQGVPCFFIHGNRDFLLGRRFARDSLMTLLPEKKVLELYGRRVLILHGDTLCTDDVAYQNFRKKVHNPLIQKLFLMLPLKWRLGIAARMRANSKASNQGKSLEIMDVNPQAVVSEMQMAGVEWMIHGHTHRPAIHDVPLENKTGHRVVLGAWHEEGSMVKVTADNVELISFPF; via the coding sequence ATGACCACGTTTTTTATCGCAGATATCCATCTTTGCGCACAGGAACCGGCAATCACTGCCGGTTTTCTGCGTTTTCTACGTGAAGATGCGCCGCAGGCCGACGCCCTGTACATTCTCGGTGACCTGTTCGAAGCCTGGATTGGCGATGATGATCCGCAGCCGCTTCACGCTGAAATCTCGGCGGCCCTAAATCAGTTACACCAGCAAGGTGTGCCCTGCTTCTTCATTCACGGCAACCGCGATTTTCTGCTCGGCAGACGTTTCGCCCGCGACAGCCTGATGACGTTGCTGCCGGAGAAAAAAGTGCTGGAACTGTATGGCCGCCGCGTCCTGATCCTGCACGGTGACACGCTGTGCACCGACGATGTCGCGTATCAGAACTTCCGCAAAAAAGTCCACAATCCGCTGATCCAGAAACTGTTCCTGATGCTGCCGCTGAAATGGCGACTGGGCATTGCTGCCAGAATGCGCGCCAACAGCAAGGCGTCGAATCAGGGCAAATCACTGGAAATTATGGATGTGAACCCGCAGGCGGTGGTCAGCGAAATGCAGATGGCAGGCGTGGAGTGGATGATTCACGGTCACACCCATCGTCCGGCAATTCACGATGTGCCGCTGGAAAATAAAACCGGCCACCGCGTGGTACTCGGCGCATGGCACGAAGAAGGCTCGATGGTGAAAGTCACCGCCGATAACGTCGAGCTGATCAGCTTCCCGTTTTGA